A genomic window from Paenibacillus sp. FSL K6-0276 includes:
- a CDS encoding saccharopine dehydrogenase family protein — MGKALIIGAGGVSSVVVHKCCQNPDVFEEICIASRTVSKCDALKDKLAGGRTKISTAQVDADNTDEVIELIKSFEPDVVINVALPYQDLTIMDACLATGVHYVDTANYEPQDTAKFEYSWQWAYKERFEKAGLTALLGSGFDPGVTGVFTAYAQKHYFDEIHTIDIVDANAGDHGYPFATNFNPEINIREITANGRYFENGEWIETAPLSEKKVYDLPEIGPKDIYLLYHEELESLSVNIKGVKKIRFWMTFSQNYLTHLKVLENVGMTSIEPIMYEGKEIVPLQFLKAILPDPASLGPRTKGKTNIGCIIQGTKDGKPKTYYVYNVCDHEECYAEVGSQAISYTTGVPAMIGAMLIIKGIWRKPGVFNVEEFDPDPFMEALNKHGLPWQEDFSPTLLD; from the coding sequence TTGGGAAAAGCGTTAATTATTGGCGCTGGCGGTGTTTCCAGTGTTGTTGTTCACAAATGCTGCCAGAACCCGGATGTATTTGAAGAGATCTGCATAGCTAGCAGAACTGTCTCTAAATGTGACGCTCTGAAAGATAAATTAGCCGGAGGCCGCACGAAGATTTCTACTGCTCAGGTCGATGCAGATAATACGGACGAAGTCATTGAACTGATCAAGAGCTTTGAGCCGGATGTCGTTATTAATGTCGCTCTCCCATATCAGGACCTGACGATCATGGATGCGTGCCTGGCAACAGGAGTGCACTATGTAGATACTGCCAACTATGAACCACAAGATACAGCGAAATTTGAATACTCTTGGCAGTGGGCTTACAAAGAAAGATTCGAAAAAGCAGGCCTTACCGCGTTGCTTGGTAGTGGATTTGACCCAGGTGTAACGGGTGTGTTCACGGCTTACGCGCAAAAGCATTATTTTGATGAGATTCATACCATTGATATTGTAGACGCCAACGCTGGCGATCACGGATATCCATTTGCAACTAACTTTAATCCTGAAATCAATATTCGTGAAATTACAGCCAATGGCCGCTATTTCGAGAATGGCGAGTGGATTGAAACTGCACCACTTTCCGAGAAAAAAGTATACGATCTTCCGGAAATTGGACCGAAGGATATTTATCTTTTGTATCATGAAGAATTGGAATCTTTGTCCGTTAACATCAAGGGCGTGAAAAAGATCCGTTTCTGGATGACTTTCTCACAGAACTACCTGACACACCTGAAAGTGCTTGAGAATGTTGGTATGACTTCTATCGAGCCTATCATGTATGAAGGTAAAGAGATCGTTCCTCTTCAATTTTTGAAAGCTATTTTGCCGGACCCAGCTTCCCTGGGACCGAGAACAAAAGGAAAAACTAACATTGGATGTATCATCCAAGGAACCAAAGACGGAAAGCCAAAAACTTATTATGTGTACAATGTTTGCGATCATGAAGAGTGCTATGCAGAGGTTGGCTCCCAAGCCATTTCCTACACTACAGGCGTTCCTGCAATGATCGGAGCTATGTTAATTATAAAAGGTATCTGGAGGAAACCAGGCGTATTCAACGTTGAAGAGTTCGATCCAGATCCATTCATGGAAGCTTTAAATAAACATGGTCTGCCTTGGCAAGAAGATTTCTCGCCAACGCTGTTAGACTAA
- the nspC gene encoding carboxynorspermidine decarboxylase has translation MDIDISAVPSPSYLVDERLLTRNLEIMNSVQERTGAKILLAQKGFSMHSLYPLVGKYLHGVTSSSLFEARLGYEKMGKEVHVYAPAYIESEFDELLEYSDHIVFNSFDQWNRFKDRVKNAPKHISCGIRVNPEYSEIEVPLYDPCYNYSRMGVTLPNFRPEELEGIDGLHFHTMCEQNSDTLERTLKVVEEKFGPYLKGMKWLNFGGGHHITRPDYDLETLIKCILHMKETYGVEIYLEPGEAVALNTGYLVATVLDVMHNGMDIAILDTSAECHMPDVLAMPYRPNIIDAGQPGEYPYTYRLGGMTCLAGDVIGDYSFKEPLKYGDRLVFLDMAHYSMVKNHMFNGVNLPSIVSYNEEEGIKVIKQFAFEDFSERLS, from the coding sequence ATGGATATAGATATCAGCGCAGTACCATCACCTAGTTACCTTGTAGATGAAAGATTGCTTACCCGCAATCTTGAGATTATGAATTCTGTACAAGAACGCACTGGAGCTAAGATTTTGCTCGCGCAAAAAGGATTCTCCATGCATTCCTTGTATCCCCTAGTTGGGAAGTACTTGCATGGCGTAACTTCCAGCTCCTTGTTCGAAGCCAGACTTGGTTATGAAAAAATGGGCAAAGAGGTTCACGTCTACGCACCTGCTTATATAGAAAGTGAATTCGATGAGTTGCTTGAATACTCCGATCACATTGTGTTCAATTCTTTTGATCAGTGGAATAGATTCAAGGATCGCGTTAAGAATGCACCAAAGCACATCAGCTGCGGCATTCGAGTGAATCCGGAATATTCCGAGATTGAAGTTCCGCTGTATGATCCGTGCTACAATTATTCCAGAATGGGAGTAACCCTCCCTAACTTCAGACCGGAAGAGCTTGAGGGCATTGATGGATTACATTTCCATACGATGTGTGAACAGAATTCGGATACACTAGAGCGTACGCTCAAGGTAGTCGAAGAGAAGTTCGGACCTTATCTTAAAGGAATGAAATGGCTTAATTTCGGTGGCGGTCATCATATTACACGTCCCGATTATGATCTGGAGACCTTAATCAAGTGCATTCTGCACATGAAAGAGACTTACGGTGTGGAAATCTATCTGGAGCCGGGTGAGGCAGTTGCTCTCAATACTGGATATCTGGTAGCTACCGTTCTCGATGTGATGCATAACGGAATGGACATTGCGATTCTCGATACCTCGGCAGAGTGCCACATGCCGGACGTACTGGCTATGCCTTACCGTCCGAACATTATCGATGCTGGACAACCTGGAGAATATCCTTATACGTACAGATTAGGTGGGATGACTTGCCTAGCTGGAGATGTTATTGGAGATTATTCCTTCAAGGAGCCTTTGAAATACGGCGATAGACTCGTATTCCTTGATATGGCGCATTATTCCATGGTGAAGAACCATATGTTTAACGGCGTGAATCTGCCTTCCATTGTTAGTTACAATGAAGAAGAGGGAATCAAAGTAATCAAACAGTTCGCTTTCGAAGATTTCAGCGAACGTTTATCTTAA
- a CDS encoding stalk domain-containing protein, which translates to MKKWLSIVSALLVLSLASNVSAVAAEKSVTTTSLTSYGADYLTKTDGSFWVWGGNRSVPTQIHDLNEVQAYFNSQYVMKKDLSVWQWRTSAYSETVKVTPVQELDNLVDMFIAGNRTIALKGDGTILSATIQYSDGLKTSDFTLVSGVDNVAAIGGYYESGFHKGWTRYILLKKDGTVSTTHDDFKSFDTIQNLTDIIQIKNNLALKKDGSVWSWPVLDYYKNPEAPINLSATRFNGISNIKSLKGNQNSLLAIDGASQLWFWGATITGYSDGTIYHEQSPILLKGIKNVVDAYIVERTIVALTGEGNVYQTSIGSETIPADSKFTLLETEVSNIKKGARHIIMQKKDGSLWGWGVNKEAQLGYGDYEFSHDAPVPVQKPISISLNGESISLSNGVITRNGQNFVPLRSLFEKLGATITYKENITAAKTIDKQIMITRTATDKPALAISINSVTGATLVNNKSVNLPTLPFIVNGSMYLPLRFISEQLGASVEWLPQEERIAITMQ; encoded by the coding sequence ATGAAAAAATGGCTCAGCATAGTTAGTGCTCTTCTAGTATTAAGCCTCGCCTCTAACGTAAGCGCAGTTGCAGCAGAGAAGTCTGTCACGACTACCAGCCTCACTTCGTATGGAGCGGATTATCTGACCAAAACGGATGGTTCCTTCTGGGTATGGGGAGGCAATCGTTCCGTCCCTACTCAAATCCATGACCTGAATGAGGTACAAGCATACTTTAATTCTCAATATGTAATGAAAAAAGACCTTTCAGTCTGGCAATGGAGAACATCGGCATATTCTGAAACTGTTAAAGTGACCCCCGTTCAAGAGCTAGACAATCTGGTCGATATGTTCATCGCGGGAAATAGAACGATAGCCCTGAAAGGAGACGGGACGATTCTGAGCGCCACCATCCAATATTCCGATGGCCTCAAAACCTCTGATTTCACACTGGTTTCCGGCGTCGATAACGTGGCAGCTATAGGTGGTTATTATGAGTCTGGTTTTCATAAAGGATGGACACGTTATATTCTCCTAAAGAAAGACGGAACTGTGTCCACTACACACGATGACTTTAAGAGCTTCGATACGATCCAGAATTTGACGGATATTATTCAAATCAAAAACAATCTAGCACTTAAGAAGGACGGCTCCGTATGGAGTTGGCCTGTCCTAGATTATTACAAAAATCCTGAAGCTCCAATAAATCTATCTGCGACACGCTTCAATGGAATCAGTAATATCAAGAGTTTAAAAGGAAATCAGAACAGCCTATTAGCAATAGATGGGGCATCCCAATTATGGTTCTGGGGCGCTACGATTACAGGTTACTCTGATGGAACAATCTATCATGAACAATCACCGATTTTGCTAAAAGGGATCAAAAATGTTGTCGATGCTTACATCGTAGAACGTACTATTGTTGCATTAACTGGGGAAGGAAATGTCTACCAGACTTCTATCGGAAGTGAAACAATACCCGCTGATTCAAAATTCACACTTCTCGAAACAGAAGTTAGTAACATAAAGAAAGGTGCACGACACATCATCATGCAAAAGAAAGACGGCTCACTCTGGGGCTGGGGCGTCAATAAAGAGGCACAGCTGGGCTACGGCGACTATGAATTCAGCCATGATGCCCCCGTTCCAGTGCAAAAGCCTATTTCGATCTCCTTAAACGGAGAATCTATCTCTCTCTCAAATGGAGTTATTACTCGAAACGGTCAAAATTTCGTCCCCCTTCGATCACTCTTCGAAAAATTAGGTGCCACAATTACCTATAAAGAGAACATTACAGCAGCGAAAACAATAGATAAACAAATTATGATCACACGAACCGCTACAGATAAACCGGCTCTCGCCATCAGTATTAACAGTGTAACTGGAGCGACCTTGGTGAACAATAAATCTGTGAATCTTCCTACACTGCCTTTCATCGTAAACGGTTCGATGTATCTGCCGCTTCGCTTTATTAGTGAACAACTCGGAGCCAGCGTCGAGTGGCTCCCGCAGGAGGAGCGTATCGCCATCACGATGCAATAA
- a CDS encoding deoxynucleoside kinase has protein sequence MKHAPFIAVEGPIGAGKTTLAAMLAEELNLPIIKEIVDENPFLAKFYENMDDWSFQLEMFFLCNRYKQLEDTVTQYIDKGNPVISDYHIYKNLIFGERTLNGTKREKYRQIYHVLTDDLPKPNIILYIKANLDTLLTRIEKRGRSFEEGMDTAYLEQLIKDYDEAMASLAIQEPSTVIITIDGNAVDFVENPEHFTEIVSYIKELMK, from the coding sequence ATGAAACATGCACCGTTTATTGCAGTGGAAGGCCCAATCGGGGCTGGAAAAACAACATTAGCTGCTATGCTAGCAGAGGAATTAAATTTACCGATCATTAAAGAGATTGTCGATGAGAATCCGTTTCTGGCTAAATTTTATGAGAACATGGACGATTGGAGTTTTCAACTGGAGATGTTTTTTCTCTGTAATCGGTATAAGCAGCTTGAAGATACCGTGACGCAGTACATAGATAAAGGGAACCCGGTCATTTCGGATTACCATATTTATAAGAACCTCATCTTTGGAGAACGAACGCTGAATGGAACGAAACGTGAAAAGTATCGGCAAATTTATCATGTGCTTACGGATGACCTGCCAAAGCCGAATATTATTCTCTATATTAAAGCTAATTTAGATACGTTATTAACCAGGATTGAAAAGCGTGGGCGGTCCTTTGAAGAGGGAATGGATACTGCGTATTTGGAGCAATTAATTAAAGATTATGATGAAGCGATGGCCTCTCTAGCCATTCAGGAGCCGTCGACCGTAATTATTACCATTGATGGAAATGCAGTCGATTTCGTGGAGAATCCAGAACACTTCACTGAAATTGTCTCTTATATAAAGGAGCTAATGAAATGA
- a CDS encoding deoxynucleoside kinase, producing the protein MNSYHIPENAIITVAGTVGVGKSTLTDALAKRLNFQTSLEQVDQNPYLEKFYHDFERWSFHLQIYFLAERFKEQKKMFELGGGFVQDRSIYEDTGIFAKMHADQGTMSKTDYETYTSLYEAMVMTPYFPHPDVLIYIEGSLPSILTRINERGREMEIQTDVSYWEHMHGRYSKWINEFTACPVLRLNIDDYDVNDSASMSDILVKVGEAIRKPVDKK; encoded by the coding sequence ATGAATTCATATCATATCCCGGAAAACGCCATAATTACCGTGGCTGGAACAGTGGGGGTGGGGAAGTCCACTCTAACAGACGCTTTGGCTAAAAGGCTTAATTTTCAAACCTCACTAGAGCAGGTTGATCAAAACCCATATCTCGAAAAGTTTTATCATGATTTTGAGAGATGGAGCTTTCACCTGCAAATCTATTTTCTAGCTGAACGTTTTAAAGAGCAAAAGAAGATGTTCGAACTGGGCGGTGGTTTTGTTCAAGACCGTTCCATTTATGAAGATACCGGTATTTTTGCGAAAATGCATGCGGATCAAGGTACGATGTCCAAAACGGACTATGAAACTTACACCAGCCTATATGAAGCTATGGTTATGACGCCGTACTTCCCGCACCCTGATGTGCTGATTTACATTGAAGGTAGCCTGCCTTCCATCCTGACGCGAATTAATGAACGTGGTCGTGAGATGGAAATTCAAACGGATGTTTCCTACTGGGAGCATATGCATGGCAGATATTCGAAATGGATCAACGAGTTTACAGCTTGCCCTGTGCTCCGTTTGAACATTGATGATTATGATGTCAATGATTCGGCTTCGATGTCGGATATTCTTGTGAAGGTTGGCGAAGCGATTCGTAAGCCTGTCGACAAAAAATAA
- a CDS encoding extracellular solute-binding protein, producing MNNKSGRHSFRERLDHMVGKLRTDILSGVLQPGAYLPAESTLAKQFELSNKSVRRGLDVLVQEGLIVKIDRVGSKVMESVQERIRIHFGCSASLSKDFLLEDLIGEFHRLHPGIHILPLALNDFDHVNSAVEMINNGMLDAVSLNSTQFQEMSENGSAELLESLDPDPELYPIATEAFYHEEQLYAYPISFSPVVLCYNKAHFREADLPEPDSYWTWDDLIDAARQLAEKRGRHAIYFVPASENRYSVFLLQSGIQTVADGNEHRTLSPETANSLSVYSRLVNNHQIFPKYLAGNHEDETISLFVQEQVSMILTTFFNLNEFKALTLDYDLAPLPRLKTKDPQKTLLVTIGAAVVGNSRQKEAARQFVNFLASVEAQKIIRERTVSIPARKRIAEMSTADHLNRPSRYLMYRELFPTFSYLKDLGLPIAVLKSFRKLLNAYWSKMIDEETLHEELSDLISEQDDTDQKF from the coding sequence ATGAATAATAAATCAGGTCGTCATTCCTTCCGAGAGCGACTGGATCATATGGTGGGTAAGCTTCGTACGGACATCCTAAGTGGAGTGCTACAGCCAGGTGCTTATCTGCCAGCAGAGAGTACGCTAGCTAAGCAATTTGAGCTAAGTAATAAATCGGTCAGAAGAGGGCTGGATGTGCTGGTCCAGGAAGGCCTTATCGTCAAAATCGACCGTGTCGGAAGCAAGGTTATGGAATCCGTGCAGGAGAGAATCCGTATTCATTTTGGCTGCAGTGCTTCGTTGTCCAAGGACTTTCTGCTGGAGGATCTAATTGGTGAATTTCATCGACTGCATCCCGGTATTCATATTCTTCCACTGGCGTTGAATGATTTTGACCATGTGAATTCTGCGGTGGAGATGATCAATAATGGAATGCTCGATGCCGTATCGCTGAATAGCACGCAATTTCAGGAAATGTCCGAAAATGGCTCGGCTGAGCTGCTGGAATCGCTTGATCCTGATCCTGAATTATATCCAATTGCGACGGAGGCTTTCTATCATGAAGAGCAGTTGTATGCCTATCCGATTTCCTTCTCCCCTGTGGTGCTGTGTTACAACAAGGCTCATTTTCGGGAAGCAGATCTGCCGGAACCGGATAGCTATTGGACCTGGGATGACTTGATTGATGCGGCTCGTCAGTTGGCAGAGAAACGTGGACGCCATGCAATTTATTTTGTGCCTGCTTCCGAGAATCGTTATTCTGTATTCCTGCTGCAGAGCGGGATTCAAACCGTGGCAGACGGAAATGAGCACCGTACACTTAGTCCGGAGACGGCAAACAGCCTTAGTGTATATAGTCGGCTTGTGAACAACCATCAGATTTTCCCTAAATATCTTGCTGGCAATCATGAAGATGAGACGATCTCTTTGTTTGTCCAAGAACAAGTATCAATGATTCTGACGACCTTTTTTAATTTAAATGAATTCAAGGCGTTAACGCTGGATTATGATCTTGCTCCGTTACCAAGGCTGAAAACAAAGGATCCACAGAAGACCTTGCTGGTCACGATCGGAGCGGCTGTGGTCGGGAATTCAAGACAAAAGGAAGCGGCTCGTCAATTCGTTAACTTCCTTGCTTCCGTAGAAGCACAGAAAATTATCCGTGAACGAACAGTAAGCATTCCAGCTCGAAAGCGGATCGCTGAGATGAGCACTGCGGATCATTTGAATCGTCCTTCGAGATATCTGATGTACAGAGAGTTATTTCCAACCTTCTCCTACCTTAAAGATTTAGGGCTTCCTATAGCCGTTCTAAAAAGCTTTCGCAAATTGTTGAACGCTTATTGGTCAAAGATGATTGATGAGGAAACGCTTCATGAGGAATTGAGCGACTTAATCTCGGAACAGGATGATACCGATCAGAAGTTTTAA
- a CDS encoding extracellular solute-binding protein → MNVAKRKLVLLLPILLSLVTLVSACGSSNTNTGNTADPTAEVQKATQAPTKEGKTIGGLQLPIVSDKLELSLWSPSGGNFRGTNFNEKLSFKQMEENTNIHIDFQHSTEASAEAFSLLMSSGKLPDIIYNDLWGTDSGKYGTQGALLPLEDLIEKNAPNFKKILVDNPDIRGQITSPEGHIFYLPNLVLDSQDLTQMFPQVRKDWIDKLGLNMPETTEDWYNMLKAFREQDANGNGKKDEIPLVTVNLENIMMLFAPAFGVDYGFFVDNGQVKYGPNDPKFKDVVTYLHRLYDEQLLDPNYLVDTTFQTLTEKVTTDVAGAWFGWSGSYMGNFTTLMEGKHPTFKIAPAIPPKGPNGDQRHVSFRWQAAAHGLAVSSRTEHPEEVMKWLDYQYSEEGILLNNFGVEGKSYDLVNGEPIYKKEVTHPTNGLTNTQELLNHTIGGGSWATVADTRYAEQIREANGQTENPLELYSDYIDFDSKLPPVQFTTEENDVVVPLMADIQTYVAETINAMIMGRQKIEDYDKVMKQLEKMGINDVLKEYQVAHERFKGK, encoded by the coding sequence ATGAATGTTGCTAAAAGGAAATTAGTTCTGCTGCTGCCTATACTATTGTCACTAGTTACACTCGTATCTGCTTGCGGGAGTTCGAATACTAATACGGGCAATACCGCAGATCCTACTGCGGAGGTTCAGAAGGCTACGCAAGCTCCCACTAAGGAAGGTAAAACAATAGGCGGTCTGCAGCTCCCGATTGTTTCAGATAAGCTTGAACTGTCACTTTGGTCACCCAGCGGCGGCAATTTCAGAGGAACTAATTTTAATGAGAAATTATCCTTTAAGCAAATGGAAGAGAACACTAACATTCATATCGACTTTCAGCATAGTACGGAAGCCAGTGCGGAAGCCTTCAGCTTATTAATGTCATCTGGTAAGCTGCCGGACATTATCTACAATGATCTATGGGGCACAGATTCCGGGAAATATGGTACACAAGGCGCGCTGCTTCCTCTGGAAGATTTAATTGAGAAAAATGCGCCAAACTTCAAGAAAATCCTCGTCGACAACCCGGATATCCGGGGACAAATCACTTCGCCTGAAGGCCACATTTTTTACCTACCTAATCTCGTTCTTGATTCACAGGATCTCACTCAAATGTTCCCGCAAGTGCGGAAAGACTGGATCGATAAGCTAGGTCTAAATATGCCGGAAACCACGGAAGATTGGTATAACATGCTCAAGGCATTTAGGGAGCAGGATGCTAACGGAAATGGCAAGAAAGATGAAATTCCACTAGTCACAGTCAACTTGGAAAATATCATGATGTTATTCGCTCCTGCCTTTGGCGTCGACTACGGATTCTTCGTAGATAATGGTCAAGTAAAATATGGCCCGAATGATCCAAAATTCAAGGATGTCGTAACCTATCTGCACCGTCTTTACGATGAACAATTGCTAGACCCGAACTATCTGGTGGATACCACATTCCAGACACTGACTGAGAAGGTGACTACCGATGTGGCAGGGGCATGGTTTGGTTGGTCTGGCTCCTACATGGGGAACTTTACTACCCTAATGGAGGGCAAACATCCAACCTTCAAAATTGCACCGGCCATTCCACCTAAAGGACCGAACGGTGATCAACGTCACGTCTCCTTCCGCTGGCAGGCAGCAGCACACGGATTGGCGGTCTCCTCGCGGACCGAGCATCCTGAGGAAGTGATGAAATGGCTGGATTATCAATACTCAGAAGAAGGCATTCTGCTGAACAACTTTGGGGTTGAAGGCAAATCCTATGATCTGGTGAACGGAGAACCTATTTATAAGAAAGAAGTAACTCATCCGACCAATGGTCTCACGAATACGCAAGAACTGCTGAACCATACGATCGGGGGCGGAAGCTGGGCTACGGTAGCGGATACCAGATATGCTGAACAAATCCGAGAAGCTAACGGGCAGACGGAGAATCCACTCGAGTTATACAGTGACTATATTGATTTTGATAGCAAGTTGCCTCCAGTCCAATTTACAACAGAGGAAAACGATGTAGTGGTTCCTTTGATGGCCGATATTCAGACCTATGTAGCCGAAACGATCAATGCCATGATCATGGGGCGCCAAAAGATTGAAGACTATGACAAAGTAATGAAGCAGCTTGAGAAGATGGGAATTAATGATGTGCTAAAAGAGTATCAGGTTGCACACGAGCGATTTAAAGGGAAATGA
- a CDS encoding ABC transporter permease subunit, with protein sequence MLLPTVLYFLIFEYKPMYGAIIAFKNFNPYLGITDSPWVGFKNFEKFFESYYFLRLLKNTFLMSFYSLIFIFPASLAFALLLNELRLKKLKSFLQTVSYLPHFISLIVICGMIIDFTKPGGIINSLLLGIGLISEPIQFLILPEWFRTIYVGSGMWQSLGWNSIIYLAALSGINPSLYEAAVVDGAGRWKQLTNITLPGILPTVLILLILNVGTLLNVGWDKIILLYNPGTYVTADVISTFVYRRGVMEANYSFSAAVGLFNSVINFTLLVLANRISRKTTESSLW encoded by the coding sequence ATGCTACTCCCTACGGTTTTGTATTTTCTGATTTTTGAATACAAGCCGATGTATGGGGCGATCATTGCTTTTAAGAACTTCAACCCCTATTTGGGGATCACGGATAGCCCTTGGGTGGGCTTCAAGAATTTCGAGAAGTTTTTCGAAAGCTACTATTTTCTCAGACTGCTTAAAAATACCTTCTTAATGAGTTTCTACTCACTGATCTTCATTTTTCCTGCTTCACTTGCTTTTGCTCTGCTGCTCAATGAGCTGCGGCTCAAGAAGCTGAAGTCCTTTCTGCAGACCGTGTCTTATTTGCCGCATTTTATTTCGCTGATCGTCATCTGCGGGATGATTATTGATTTCACCAAACCCGGAGGTATTATTAACAGCCTGTTGCTTGGCATCGGCCTGATCTCGGAGCCCATTCAGTTCCTGATTCTGCCGGAATGGTTTCGAACGATCTATGTGGGTTCTGGCATGTGGCAGAGCCTAGGCTGGAATTCAATTATCTACTTAGCGGCGTTATCTGGCATCAATCCGAGCCTTTACGAGGCTGCAGTTGTAGATGGAGCAGGGCGATGGAAACAGCTAACGAATATAACGCTACCTGGGATTCTGCCTACAGTGCTAATCCTTTTGATTCTGAATGTGGGTACCCTGCTGAATGTGGGCTGGGACAAAATTATATTGCTTTACAATCCTGGAACGTACGTCACTGCGGATGTTATCTCAACATTTGTGTATAGACGAGGTGTAATGGAGGCGAATTACAGTTTTTCTGCAGCGGTAGGATTATTCAATTCCGTAATTAACTTCACATTGCTCGTTCTAGCCAACCGTATCAGCCGAAAAACAACTGAAAGCAGCCTATGGTGA
- a CDS encoding carbohydrate ABC transporter permease encodes MVVKRSMGEIIFDSCNVLFLILCSFLFLYPMWYVLVSSFSDAHAIAAGKVSFFPIGFNLDAYKLVFEDTRVWTAYGNTFFYVIVGTLINLVLTTLGAYPLSRKNLEGRNVIMAFIVFTMFFSGGLIPAYLNVRELGLYDTRWALLLPGAVSAFNLIVMRTFFQSIPDSLIESAKIDGAHDFRILLRIVLPLSMPVLAVMTLFYAVGHWNSWFSAMIYLQDRNLFPLQLILREILIQSSAQNMLAGVTQDEVFRISESIKFATIIIATVPILMIYPFLQKYFVKGVMIGALKE; translated from the coding sequence ATGGTTGTGAAACGCAGTATGGGTGAAATCATATTCGACAGCTGCAATGTGCTGTTTCTGATCTTGTGTTCTTTCCTGTTCCTGTACCCGATGTGGTACGTGCTGGTCTCCTCATTCAGCGATGCACATGCTATTGCTGCGGGGAAGGTAAGCTTTTTTCCAATCGGCTTTAATCTGGATGCTTACAAGCTGGTATTTGAGGATACGCGGGTATGGACGGCTTACGGAAATACTTTCTTTTATGTCATTGTCGGTACGTTGATTAATCTGGTGCTAACTACACTTGGTGCTTATCCTCTGTCCAGAAAGAATCTGGAGGGGAGAAATGTCATTATGGCTTTCATCGTGTTCACGATGTTTTTCAGTGGTGGTCTAATTCCCGCGTATCTGAATGTCCGTGAGCTTGGCTTGTATGATACGCGGTGGGCGCTGCTGTTACCTGGTGCGGTTAGTGCTTTTAATTTAATAGTGATGCGGACCTTTTTTCAGTCTATTCCTGATAGTTTGATAGAGTCTGCCAAAATAGATGGCGCCCACGATTTCAGAATTTTGCTGCGGATCGTGCTTCCGCTCTCCATGCCGGTTCTGGCGGTGATGACTCTCTTCTATGCGGTAGGCCACTGGAACAGTTGGTTCTCGGCCATGATTTATTTACAGGATCGGAATTTGTTCCCGCTTCAATTGATTTTGAGGGAAATCCTGATTCAATCCTCTGCTCAAAATATGCTGGCCGGCGTTACCCAAGATGAGGTGTTTCGTATTAGTGAATCTATTAAATTCGCTACGATTATCATAGCTACCGTGCCGATTTTGATGATCTATCCATTTTTGCAGAAATATTTCGTAAAAGGTGTAATGATCGGTGCGCTGAAGGAGTAA